A single Populus nigra chromosome 13, ddPopNigr1.1, whole genome shotgun sequence DNA region contains:
- the LOC133670442 gene encoding transmembrane emp24 domain-containing protein p24delta9-like — protein sequence MSKSNLLMITTLGLFLIIAESMRFDLQSGHTKCVSEDINNSAITVGKYNVVNPNEGYPLPDTHKLNVRVTSPYGNNYHHGDQVDSGNFAFTAAEAGDYTTCFTAPDHKPETTVAIEFEWKTGVAAKDWSKIAKKEQVEVMEIELKKLLDTVTSINEEMFHLRVREEEMQQLNQSTNSKMAGLSFLSLVVCLSVAGLQLWHLKSHFERKKLL from the exons atgtcaaAATCAAATCTCTTAATGATAACAACTCTTGGGTTGTTTTTGATAATTGCAGAATCGATGAGGTTTGATCTGCAATCAGGACACACAAAATGCGTATCAGAGGATATAAATAACAGCGCAATTACTGTTGGAAAGTATAATGTTGTCAATCCTAATGAGGGTTATCCTCTCCCTGATACCCACAAGCTTAATGTCAGG GTGACATCGCCATATGGGAACAATTATCACCATGGGGATCAGGTGGATTCAGGTAATTTTGCATTTACTGCAGCTGAGGCTGGTGATTACACTACTTGCTTTACGGCCCCTGATCACAAACCAGAAACCACTGTAGCCATTGAATTTGAATGGAAAACTGGTGTTGCTGCTAAGGATTGGTCTAAGATTGCTAAGAAGGAACAAGTTGAA GTTATGGAAATTGAGTTGAAGAAATTACTGGATACTGTCACATCTATTAATGAAGAGATGTTTCATCTTCGTGTGAG GGAAGAAGAAATGCAACAACTTAATCAATCAACGAACTCCAAAATGGCTGGCCTTAGTTTCCTTTCACTTGTGGTTTGCTTATCTGTGGCTGGTTTACAGCTCTGGCATCTGAAGTCACATTTTGAGAGGAAGAAGCTGCTGTAG
- the LOC133670441 gene encoding pentatricopeptide repeat-containing protein At5g66520-like gives MHPPNNQQCKPILTLASTLISMAEACNSMSRLKQIHAHSLLTGFHDHSIILAKMLRFAAVSPSGDLAYAQRLFDQLPHPNTFFYNTLIRGYAKSSIPSYSLHLVNRMRQNGVDPDEFTFNFLIKARSRVRENINRNLPLVVECDEIHGAVIKLGFSSHLFVRNALIHLYAARGNPVVAWRVFDETVGVDVVSWSGLVLAHVRAGELERARWVFDQMPERDVVSWTTMVSAYSQAKYSREALELYVTMLDKGVRPDEVTLVSVISACTNLGDLQMGYSVHSYIDENGFGWMVSLCNALIDMYAKCGCMDKAWQVFNSMSRKSLVTWNSMISACANNRNPEDAFGLFSRMFNYGVAPDGVTFLAVLTAYAHVGLVDEGYRLFESMQRDHGIEARIEHYGCMVNMLGQAGWLEEAFELITSMPLPSNDVVWGVLVAACRKHGDVYMGERVVKKLLELKPDGGYYTS, from the coding sequence ATGCACCCGCCAAACAACCAACAATGCAAGCCAATACTCACCCTGGCGTCCACTCTTATTTCCATGGCAGAGGCTTGCAACTCTATGTCCCGCCTCAAGCAGATCCACGCCCATTCCTTACTCACAGGCTTCCACGACCACTCCATTATCCTTGCCAAGATGCTTCGCTTTGCTGCGGTTTCACCTTCCGGTGATTTAGCCTACGCTCAGCGTCTGTTTGATCAATTGCCCCATCCAAATACTTTCTTCTATAACACCCTCATTCGTGGCTACGCTAAAAGCTCTATCCCTTCTTATTCCTTGCATTTAGTTAATCGGATGAGGCAAAATGGTGTAGACCCAGATGAATtcactttcaatttcttgatAAAAGCGCGGTCAAGAGTGAGAGAGAATATAAACCGTAACCTCCCATTGGTCGTAGAGTGCGATGAGATACACGGGGCCGTGATAAAGCTTGGGTTTTCTTCGCATTTGTTTGTTCGAAATGCGTTGATACATTTGTATGCGGCGAGGGGGAATCCCGTGGTAGCCTGGAGAGTGTTTGATGAGACGGTGGGAGTAGACGTTGTCTCGTGGTCGGGTTTGGTTTTAGCTCATGTAAGGGCTGGGGAATTAGAGCGTGCAAGATGGGTTTTTGATCAGATGCCAGAGAGGGATGTGGTTTCTTGGACAACTATGGTTTCTGCGTATTCGCAAGCTAAGTATTCGAGGGAGGCATTAGAGTTGTATGTGACTATGCTAGATAAAGGAGTGAGACCAGATGAGGTCACTCTTGTTAGTGTGATTTCAGCATGCACTAATTTGGGTGATTTGCAAATGGGGTATAGTGTGCATTCTTATATTGATGAGAATGGGTTTGGATGGATGGTTTCACTTTGTAATGCATTGATCGATATGTATGCAAAGTGTGGGTGTATGGATAAAGCGTGGCAGGTGTTCAATAGCATGAGCAGGAAGAGTCTGGTTACATGGAATTCAATGATTTCTGCATGTGCTAACAACAGGAACCCTGAAGATGCGTTCGGGTTATTTAGTCGCATGTTTAATTACGGGGTTGCACCTGATGGGGTTACTTTCCTAGCTGTTTTAACTGCATACGCACATGTGGGGTTGGTAGATGAAGGGTACAGGCTTTTTGAGAGTATGCAGAGAGACCATGGAATTGAGGCAAGGATTGAACATTACGGTTGCATGGTAAATATGTTAGGTCAAGCAGGGTGGTTAGAGGAGGCATTTGAATTAATTACCAGCATGCCATTACCAAGCAATGACGTTGTTTGGGGAGTTTTGGTTGCAGCCTGTAGAAAACATGGCGATGTGTATATGGGGGAGAGGGTTGTGAAGAAGCTATTAGAGTTAAAACCAGATGGAGGGTACTATACTTCATGA